The following are encoded together in the Humulus lupulus chromosome 5, drHumLupu1.1, whole genome shotgun sequence genome:
- the LOC133780233 gene encoding spermidine hydroxycinnamoyl transferase-like — protein MVTPAKSTWTGNQSLSEWDQIECTTYASVIYFYGPATTQFQAITQTLIDSLSHALVHFYPLAGRLRSFDNGRFELECNAHGALFVAAKLNADLAHFREDHFTPTPDFDRFLLPHINESLPINELPLCLVQLTKFRCGGLSLGLTTSHIVTDGTSAANFMTEWARLARGLPLGKAPLLDKKAFRVGEAGRTPRFDHSKDFSNMPFLLKQPTVEELKKMKTTMVTLKLANEQVQKLKKRANQDRQISTTLETSRPYTRYEVLTTHIWRCLTKARKHQREQPTACGITIDSRKRLQPPLPFSYFGNGVFDVMASCTSGDLLSTSLGFGASKVRSAIEMVTNDYILSAIDFLKSQQDLTQFQCSYKSSTNGGGKYFGNPNVGVINWMNLPFEGIDFGWGKEIHFGPAYHEVDGDVWILRSGDEDESLLIVICLLVEHVEAFKKYFFDDI, from the coding sequence ATGGTGACTCCCGCGAAATCAACTTGGACAGGGAATCAATCCTTGTCTGAATGGGATCAGATCGAATGCACCACTTATGCAAGTGTTATCTACTTCTACGGCCCAGCCACAACCCAATTCCAAGCCATTACTCAAACCCTAATCGACTCCTTGAGCCACGCTCTAGTGCACTTCTATCCACTCGCTGGGCGTTTGCGCAGCTTCGACAATGGCCGCTTTGAGCTCGAATGTAACGCACACGGCGCTCTTTTCGTTGCTGCCAAGTTGAACGCTGATCTCGCTCATTTCAGAGAAGATCACTTCACACCCACTCCCGACTTTGATCGTTTTCTTCTTCCCCACATAAACGAGTCTCTTCCAATCAATGAGCTCCCTCTTTGTCTGGTGCAACTCACCAAATTCAGGTGCGGTGGCTTAAGCCTAGGTCTCACCACCTCACATATCGTTACTGACGGAACAAGCGCCGCCAACTTCATGACTGAGTGGGCTCGACTCGCACGAGGCCTGCCGTTAGGAAAGGCGCCGCTTTTGGACAAAAAGGCCTTTAGAGTCGGAGAGGCGGGGAGAACGCCACGCTTTGATCACTCCAAGGACTTCAGTAATATGCCGTTTTTGTTGAAACAACCTACTGTCGAAGAGCTCAAGAAGATGAAAACCACAATGGTCACGCTAAAGCTTGCAAACGAACAAGTCCAGAAGCTGAAGAAGAGGGCAAATCAGGATCGTCAGATCAGTACTACCCTCGAAACATCACGTCCTTATACGCGGTATGAGGTCTTAACGACTcatatttggaggtgtttaacTAAGGCGAGGAAGCACCAGAGGGAACAACCCACAGCGTGCGGCATAACAATCGACTCACGAAAGCGCCTTCAGCCGCCGTTACCATTTTCGTACTTCGGTAATGGAGTTTTCGACGTAATGGCGAGCTGTACCTCTGGAGATTTGTTGTCTACGTCGTTAGGTTTCGGAGCGAGTAAAGTACGCTCGGCAATTGAGATGGTGACAAACGACTATATTTTGTCAGCAATTGACTTCCTAAAAAGTCAACAAGACCTGACCCAATTCCAGTGCTCATATAAATCGTCAACTAATGGAGGAGGCAAATACTTTGGGAATCCTAATGTTGGCGTCATAAACTGGATGAACTTACCGTTTGAGGGTATTGATTTCGGATGGGGAAAGGAGATCCATTTTGGGCCTGCTTACCACGAAGTTGATGGTGACGTGTGGATACTTAGGAGTGGTGATGAAGATGAGTCCCTCTTGATTGTCATTTGCCTTCTTGTGGAACATGTCGAAGCTTTCAAGAAGTACTTCTTTGATGATATTTAA